In Struthio camelus isolate bStrCam1 chromosome 12, bStrCam1.hap1, whole genome shotgun sequence, the DNA window GGAAGGTCGGCCTGTttccctgggaaacctgagcCCAGGCGTGTACTCCTTGCACGCACAAAACGCTCCCCGAATCCTCGCTTTTGGCCAGGGAAAGGGGGGCAAATTGGAAGTGCCGCAAAGCTGTTGCTGTGGCAGGAGCAATGGGCTcgggaaaagcagcaggactgacGGTTAATGCTGGACAAGGAAagccggggctggggcagggagcgcgcGTGGGAagcgggggctgcgctgggtcGGGAGGAGGGGGCAtgaccggggccgcagccgtggcTGGGGGGCGCTGAGATGAGCTTCCTGGTAGGGTGCTTCTGGCTGGGCCCGGGCTCTGTGACGGTGCTGACATTTGAGaggagcctgggcagagccccGGGGGGAGTCGCAGCATCCCCCTCCGCAGGGCGGGTCAGTCCATCAGGGTTTTTCCTCTGCTAGGCTTTAAGTTAAATACCGAGGGGCGTTGGCAACAGCTTCGAGGTCGGAGCAGCGCTCCGCGGTTGCGCGCCCAGCCGTGGccctgccccggggagggggcacGTCGCTCCCCTCGGCTTCCTGGCACGGTGGCGGAGGTGCGGGCACGGAGGAGCCGGCGGCTGGGCAGGGTCCCGCGAGAGGGGCAGCGTCACGCTcgagcggccgcgccgggccccccgcgcaaACAAGCCGCGTCCTCCGctgcgtcccgccgccgccgccgccgccgcggccgccgcgcaggAGGGGCTGCCGCTCTGCAGGGGCGCCCAGGACCCGGAGGCAGAGaggcggcggctggcggcgccGGGAAGGAggcctggcccgcggcggctgccggcggggaggagcggcgaggctgCCGCTCCGGGAGGAGCTGCCCGGCGCCCATGGGCTGGGAGCTGCTCGGCGCTCAGCGGGCGCCCTGCCGGGGCGAGGACGCGGAGGGCGgtggctgcgggcagaggcgccCGGAGGCCGCAGGGGGGACGGCGGTCCTGAGCTGGCGCTGGTGGCGGCCGGGGTGCTAGCAAAGGCCTTGCTGACAGATCGGGATGTCCTGGCAGACTTCCACCGAAGCAGCTGGGGGAGCCTGCAGGAGCACACCCTGCAGGCACAGCTGGAAATGTCACAGCTTTGTAGCCAGGGTTGGGGACACGTATCAAGGGGTCAAGGCGACCCTACTAAGGCCAAGTGCAGTATCATTTTCATGCTCATGGCAGAAGAAACCTGGAAATCAGGATGGCTCACCCgcgagagagcagcccaggcggCGGAGTGGGCAGTCTCCCACGCAGCCctggcctggctttgctgggcaTGCTTGTGAGCACAGCACAAAGGCTTTAACACTTTCATCTCCTGAATCCCCACGTCCCTGGCACCATCCAGCCTCATTTGGGTGCGCTAGAAAGGCTGAAAAGAGATTCCCAGATTTGCTGGCTGCGATTCAGGGCTGTTCTGGGGGAGGGCGCGTTCAGCCGCGGAGCTAAATCAGCACTGCAGCACAGAGCCTGTAGGCAGGGGCTTGAATCTCTTGGGTTTTTGGACGCTTTGAACACTTCCCAGTGAAGGCATGGACTGAGCGCACCAGACAGCATGCGTAAATCTGCAGCATCCTTATACCCCCCTGGCAGCAAGCTTGCTCCCCTTAGCAGCCTTTGCCGGGTCTGGGTGCAGTGCGCTGACTCCAGGGTGGAAAGCACAGCAAGTTGCAGTCCCAGCAGGCCAGGCAATGCTGGAAATGGGGGGGACACCGGACACGTCCGAGTGTCCCACTGCGGTCAGCAACCGTTTGTAGCCTGAGCGCATCCCTCCGGGGGACGCGCGGGTCTGCGGCCAGCACAGGCAGGAGCAGTGACGGAGGCTGGGGCGAGCGCCGTCCCGTACACGGCATGGCGTCCTCTGAACGGCAGCATCTCGAGCCAGTGCCGCGGGAGCAGCCCCAGCCTGGGCTTAGGCCCTGCCTGGAGCAAACATCTCCCAGAGCCACAACGCCCTCCCTGCACGGGGCAGGCAACGTAAGCCCTGACGCCCTTTCTTCGCGCAGAGCTCGGGAGGCCGCGAGTGCTGGCCAAGCCGTGGGCGAAAGGCCAAGGCGCATTCTTGGCCTGCAGGCGCCGGCGCGGAGGCGACCGCGGCGGCAGGGCTCCGCATGGCAGCCCGGGGCTGGGCGCCGGCAGGCCaaccccggccccgcggcagggGCCAGGCTGCGGTCGGCCAGGCGGCCCGCACCCGGgacagcaccagcaccagcaccagcaccagcacctcctccCCCGCCCAGGGCCCCCCGCCAGCCGCTCGCGCCGCCGCGGGAGGGGGACGGCCGCcctggggctgcggggcgccgggctGGCGAGGCAGCCTCGTGCCCCCCGGCGGGGGAGGCGCTCGGCGAGCAGGGCTTTGCAAGGGTCCGGCCCTGCCAAGCCCAGAACAGGCCCAAAGGCTGGCTAAAGCGGGAGCCAGGTCAGGAGACGGCCTCCCGCTAAGCTGATTAGAGACAAGCATCGCCCTAATGCAATAAAGTGCCCCGGAGCAGTGCGGTTCCCACCAGCTGCAGATCGGGGTCAGCCGACGCGCTgccccgcagccgccggggcggagggacgcggggtcgggccgggTGCTGGCCGCGTGCCCGGCCCTGCAGCCAGCGCCAAGGAGGGGCGGAGGGCCGAGCCGGGGCCTGCGGGTGACGTGCCCGGCCCGCTCCCTGCCGTCCTGCCGCggggcggacggacggacgctgctggaggaaggtgcagggagagcagcagccctccttctgggggctttggggcaggcccagggaggagaagggcagcAAGCCCCTCTCCCTGGCTTGGCCACCGAAGCGGCTCAGCACGCGGGTGCCCGCGAGCTGGCCCGGGAGCGAGCCGCACCCAGCAACCCGTCCGGACCTGCCCGTGGCCCCTTGTCCTTGAGACAATGTCAACCTTCAGCTCGGGCTGCTCCCTGCCTTGCTGGCGCTCGCTGTATTGCTGTGCACGTCAGCCGTATCGCCGTGCATGCCGTATCGCCGTGCACGCCAGTCATATCGCCGTGCACGCCAGCTGTATTGCTGTGCAAGCTGTATGGCTGTGCATGCCGTATCGCTGTGCACACCAGCCATATCGCTGTGCATACCATATCGCTGTGCATGCCAGCTACACTGCTGTGCACACCAGCTATATTGCTGTGCACGGCAGCTGTATTGCTGTGCAAGCTGTATTGCTGTGCACGCCAGCTGTCGCTGTGCACACCAGTCATATCGCCGTCCACACCAGCTGTATCGCTGTGCATGCCGTATCGCTGTGCACGCCAGCCATATTGCTGTGCACACCAGCCGTATCGCTGTGCATGCCAGCTGTATCGCTGTGCAAGCTGTATTGCTGTGCACGCCAGCCATATTGCTGTGCACACCAGCCGTATCGACGTGCGTGCTCTGCCCCCTGCCAGCCGGCCTTTGCCCGGCCGGGCGAGCGGAGCAGccgcgccgtcccccccccccgaggggcccttGCACCGTccgagcgccggggccgcccgcgccgtggggccggggggcagcggcccGCTGGGTGCCATGCCGCCGGGCTGCCGGGACTCTCCATcctcccctccgcagcgccgAGTACCCCGACCTGCGGAAACACAACAACTGCATGGCCAGCAACCTGACGCCGGCCATCTACGCCCGGCTCTGCGACAAGACCACCCCCAACGGCTGGACCCTGGACCAGTGCATCCAGACCGGCGTGGACAACCCCGGCCACCCCTTCATCAAGACGGTGGGCATGGTAGCGGGCGACGAAGAGACCTACGAGGTGAGCGCCGGCCGGAGCCCCGCCGCGCCCctgctggaggcggccgggcccccggcgTCCCCTGCCCGGTGGTGGCCGGGGACAGACGgccggcggggccgagggggggaCGGCCGCCCCCGGCCACGGCCCCACggggggcccccgccgcggcccccgccgccccgcggcctctCCGCACGGTGCCCTGTGCCGGCAGGTGTTTGCCGAGCTGTTCGACCCCGTCATCCGCGAGCGCCACAACGGCTACGACCCGCGCACCATGAAGCACAGCACGGACCTGGACGCCAGCAAGGTGGGTGggtgggcgcggggggcggcggggggccctcggccgggcgccgccgccccctcaccGCCCCGTCCGCCCCCCAGCTTAAGTCCGGCCAATTCGACGAGCGCTACGTGCTGTCGTCCCGGGTGCGGACGGGGCGCAGCATCCGCGGGCTGAGCCTGCCGCCGGCCTGCACCCGCGCCGAGAGGCGCCAGGTGGAGAAGGTGGTCGTGGAGGCGCTCAACGGCCTGCAGGGAGACCTGGCGGGCCGCTACTACCGCCTGGGCGAGATGacggagcaggagcagcagcagctcatcGACGTGAGTCGGCGGTGCGGCGCCCCGGGGgcaggcccccccggcccccccggcccccccggcccccccggcccccggccccggggagctCGCTCAcgccctgcctccccccaggaccaCTTCCTCTTCGACAAGCCGGTCTCCCCGCTGCTGACGGCGGCAGGAATGGCCCGCGACTGGCCCGACGCCCGAGGCATCTGGtgaggccccggccccggccccggggcggccggcagggcaGGGACGCGCGCGGCGCCCTGCCCCGACATCGCCGCGGCCCTCGCGCCCCCGCCAGCCtcagcccccgccggcgccctgggctgcggggcccggccggccctggtGCCCCGGCCCGCTCCCTGCCCGCTCGCCGCCCCCAGCCGTCCCCTGCCACCAAGGCAGCTCGCGCTCCCTCCCGGCCCGCCGGCGCAGCAGCCCGCCCTCCCGCAGCGGGGCAGCCGGCCCCGTTACAGCAGCCCCCGGACAACGCCGCCGTGCCGTCCCCCGCTCGAGCTGCCCCTCCGGCGGCCCCGAGGGAGCGGGCActgcgccccgctgccccgggacAGGCCGGGCCGGCgtcgccccggcgcggcgccgcttcGCCCCCGCAGCGCTTGCCCGAGCGGCTCTCCCGGCGGCAGGGACCCCGGGGCGCGGATGGGCAccgccggggctggcgcgggcggccgggcgggcagcggggccgccggcgcggcctGAGGGCGGCCCCGTCCCCAGGCACAACAACGAGAAGACCTTCCTGATCTGGATCAACGAGGAGGACCACACGCGCGTCATCTCCATGGAGAAGGGGGGCAACATGAAGCGCGTGTTCGAGCGGTTCTGCCGGGGCCTGAAGGAGGTGAGCGCCTGCCCCGCGAGTgaacggacggacggacggacggacgggcgggcggACAGGGACGGGCCGCGCAGCGCCCCTGCCCGGCTGGTCCTGCACGCACCGGGGCTGAACGGCTGCTTTTGCCTCTCGACCCAGGTGGAGCGGCTGATCCAGGAGCGAGGATGGGAGTTCATGTGGAACGAGAGGCTGGGATACATCCTGACCTGCCCCTCCAACCTGGGCACGGGGCTGCGGGCTGGGGTCCACATCAAGCTGCCGCTGCTGAGCAAGGTAGTTACAGCCGTGGGGTCTGCAGGGAGCCGGGACCGCCCGGACCGCGGGGACCGCAGCTCGGCGGGGAGGCGCAGGCCAGTGGGGCGGCCGGCCCTGGGGCTCGCCCAGGCTCCTCAGGGAAGCAGAGCGATCTCCAGCCAGGGTCCAGCCTGTGCCTCATCCACGGCTGGAGGGGGCCGGGACCCAGACCTGGTCCTGGGTCCACTTGCAGCAGGGCCCCCTGCACCCCTTGCCAGCCTGCCGGCGGGTCCCACCGGCCCCTGAGGGCTGCCGCAGGGAGCAGCCGGCGGCAGAGCCCGGCTTCCCTTGCTGACGGTCCCGGCGAGCTGACACCCCTTCTTCCCTGGGTACCAGGATAGCCGCTTCCCCAAGATCCTGGAGAACCTCCGCCTGCAGAAGCGTGGGACAGGCGGGGTGGACACGGCCTCTACCGGCAGCATCTTCGACATCTCCAACCTGGACCGCCTGGGGAAGTCCGAGGTGGGTGCAGAGCCGTGTCCGGGCAGGGAGGCTCTGGAGCGTGCGCCCACGACGGGCCCCAGCGCCAGACGagctgcgggccggggccggggccggggccagggtgCGGGGTctgggcgctgcgctgcgcgcggGCGGAGGGGCAGCGCGAGCCCTTCGCAGGGGGCtgggcgggcgctgcgctgctGTGGCTCGGCCGGAGCCCCGGACGGTCCCTGACGGGGCGCACGTGCTCCTGGCTCAGGTGGAGCTGGTGCAGCTGGTGATAGACGGCGTGAACTACCTGATCGACTGCGAGCGGCGGCTGGAGAAGGGGCAGGACATCCGCGTCCCCAGCCCGGTGTCGCAGTTCTGGCGCTGAGCGAGCGCCTCGCCAGCGGCAGCAGGCCCAGCTCCTCCCCGCTCGGCTTAGGCGAGCGCCGTGCCCAGCATGTTGTTGTC includes these proteins:
- the CKMT1B gene encoding creatine kinase U-type, mitochondrial isoform X2 → MASNLTPAIYARLCDKTTPNGWTLDQCIQTGVDNPGHPFIKTVGMVAGDEETYEVFAELFDPVIRERHNGYDPRTMKHSTDLDASKLKSGQFDERYVLSSRVRTGRSIRGLSLPPACTRAERRQVEKVVVEALNGLQGDLAGRYYRLGEMTEQEQQQLIDDHFLFDKPVSPLLTAAGMARDWPDARGIWHNNEKTFLIWINEEDHTRVISMEKGGNMKRVFERFCRGLKEVERLIQERGWEFMWNERLGYILTCPSNLGTGLRAGVHIKLPLLSKDSRFPKILENLRLQKRGTGGVDTASTGSIFDISNLDRLGKSEVELVQLVIDGVNYLIDCERRLEKGQDIRVPSPVSQFWR
- the CKMT1B gene encoding creatine kinase U-type, mitochondrial isoform X1 produces the protein MASTFARALSARRSAGLLAMVGAGSLAAGFLLARDTVSAGERQRRRYPPSAEYPDLRKHNNCMASNLTPAIYARLCDKTTPNGWTLDQCIQTGVDNPGHPFIKTVGMVAGDEETYEVFAELFDPVIRERHNGYDPRTMKHSTDLDASKLKSGQFDERYVLSSRVRTGRSIRGLSLPPACTRAERRQVEKVVVEALNGLQGDLAGRYYRLGEMTEQEQQQLIDDHFLFDKPVSPLLTAAGMARDWPDARGIWHNNEKTFLIWINEEDHTRVISMEKGGNMKRVFERFCRGLKEVERLIQERGWEFMWNERLGYILTCPSNLGTGLRAGVHIKLPLLSKDSRFPKILENLRLQKRGTGGVDTASTGSIFDISNLDRLGKSEVELVQLVIDGVNYLIDCERRLEKGQDIRVPSPVSQFWR